In one window of Mytilus galloprovincialis chromosome 6, xbMytGall1.hap1.1, whole genome shotgun sequence DNA:
- the LOC143080948 gene encoding small nuclear ribonucleoprotein Sm D1-like encodes MKLVRFLMKLSHETVTIELKNGTQVHGTVTGVDVSMNTHLKSVKMTVKNKDPVQLDTLSIRGNNIRYYILPDSLPLDTLLIDDTPKGRGGFRGGRDRGGRGGRGGRGGRGGRGGGGGGMRGRGRGPPRGRR; translated from the exons ATGAAGCTTGTGAG atttttgatgaaattgtcCCACGAGACAGTCACTATTGAACTAAAGAATGGAACACAGGTCCATGGAACAGTAACAG GGGTTGATGTCAGTATGAATACCCATTTGAAATCTGTAAAGATGACAGTTAAAAACAAAGACCCAGTACAGCTGGACACACTTAGTATCCGTGGTAACAATATCCGATACTACATCTTACCTGACAGTTTGCCACTTGACACATTATTGATTGACGACACACCTAAAGGACGTGGTGGATTTAGAGGTGGAAGAGATAGGG gtggCCGAGGAGGTAGAGGAGGACGTGGTGGTCGTGGCGGTAgaggtggtggtggtggtggaaTGAGAGGTCGTGGACGAGGGCCACCAAGAGGAAGACGATAA